The genomic DNA CTGATACTCCTTACGGATGTTGCCGGGATTAATGACATGAAGGATCAGGTCGTCTCAACCGCGAAGTCCCGGAATATAAAGAAGATGATCCAGAAGGGAACCATATCGGGCGGTATGATCCCCAAGGTCCAGGCGTGTATGGATGCCTTGAAGGGAGGGGTGGCGAAAACACACATAATCGATGGAAGGGTGCCTCACTGTCTTTTGCTTGAGATCTTTACTGAAAAAGGTATCGGAACAGAAATACTGTCTAAATAGAGTACTGTGTATAAAGTCAGTCTCTCTATCTGTCATTCCGGCTTGTCCGGAATCGTTCTTTAAGAAGGATTCCCGACATGCTTCGCTTGCGGGAATGACAAATGACCGTCAAACTCACCGACTAAAGGTCGGGCTTTCGGCAAGCAGGCATTGTAAATAACCGGCAGGACCAAAGGTCCCGGAGGTGAACCCGTGTCAAACAGGGCTCTGTTGATAATCGATATGCTGAATGACTTTGTGCTGGAGGGGGCGCCCCTTGAGGTTCCCGATACAAGAAAGATCGTTCATGTTATAAAAAAAGAGATTGAAAGGGCAGGGAATGCCGGGGAAAGGATAATCTACGTATGTGATGCCCATGAGCCCGATGACAGGGAATTTGAGAGGTTCGGCTGGCCGGTTCATGCGGTTAAAGGGACGAAGGGGGCGCAGGTTGTGGATGAGCTGAAGCCCTCGGACAGGGACATAGTTATTCAGAAAACAACGTACTCGGGGTTTTACAATACGGAACTGGATTCCGGCCTCAGGGCAATCGGTGTAGATACGGTGAGGCTCACCGGGTGTGTTACCCATATATGCATCATGTTTACAGCATCTGATGCCGTGCTGAGGGGATACAATGTGGAGGTTGTCCATGACGCGGTTGCAGGTCTTGCCCCTGAGGACCATGAAGCAGGGCTCAGAATCATGAAGAATGTCCTGGGAGTTAAAGTCGTATAAGTGTGATTCGACTTAATCTGTTTAATTTTGTGGTAATTTTCGACAGGCTCAACCTTGCAGATGGAATACAGTGAACTGAGAAAGATAATGGTCCATACCCAGCTTATCCCCCGGGGTATAAAGGACAAGCGCGTGCTTGCTGCAATGTTAAAGGTTCCACGTCACCTCTTTGTTGATGAGTCTCTTCAGCACAAGGCATATGATGACTGCGCCCTCCCGATTGGAGACGGCCAGACAATCTCCCAGCCATACATGGTTGCCGTTATGACCGAACTCCTGGAACTCTCCGGAGATGAGAGGGTCCTTGAAATCGGGACCGGTTCCGGCTATCAGGCAGCGGTACTTGCTGAACTCGCCCGTGAGGTATACACAATTGAGAGAGTGGAATCACTCGCTGAGAGTGCCAGGGAGAAACTCAAGGCCATTGGTTATGACAACGTCCATGTAATAACCGGTGACGGAACAGAGGGGCTCAGGGAGAAGGCTCCTTTTGACAGGATCGTCATCACTGCAGGAACCCCCGTGGTTCCCGCTCCGCTGAAAGACCAGGTTGCAGAAGGGGGGATAATTCTTGCTCCCGTTGGCAGCAGGTTCAGTCAGCAGTTATTGCGTTTGAAGAAGGTTAAGGGTTTCTTTATTGAAGAACTGCATACACCCTGTGTGTTTGTACCCCTTATAGGGAGGCACGGGTGGAAGGAAGATAAAGGTAAATAAAGGAGGTTAAAGTGAGAAGCTATGTCCTTGTACTTGTTGCAGTTGCGGTTTTTTTTGTTTCCGTGGTCTCTGCAGACGCCCTCTGTGTCAATTCAGGTACCGCCAACCTAAGAAGAGGTCCGGGAGTAAAATATGAAAAGACCTGGCAGGTCTTCAAGTATATGCCCCTTAAGAAGATCAAGAGGAAGGGGCAATGGTACAAGGTAAAGGATGTAGATGGAGACATCCACTGGATCTTCAGGAAGCTCGTTACAGGCAAGTATAAGTGCGCCGTTGTGAAGAAGAACAAGGCAAATATAAGAAAGGGTCCCGGGAGGAAATACCCCAGAACAGATATAAGTCCTGCAATCAAATATGATTCCTTCAGGATCCTGAAGTTTAAAGGGAAATGGGTCCAGGTGATTGACGAGTTTGGGGAGAAGGGCTGGGTATTTAAGAAGTTGCTCTGGATACAGTAGGATCATGAAGCGGGGGTAGTATGACGGGGTTTTTAATGAGAAGACCGGTCATCCCGGTGTTGCTTTCAGTGGTTGTTGTAATCGGTGTAATCCTTTCTTTTTCCTGTGCCGGGAAAGATGAGGGGAAGGCAAAAGTGCTGCGTTTTGTTACCTGGAAGCCGAATGTGCCCGAGGTATGGGAGGAGATATACCGGCGGTTTGAGCAGAAATATCCCGACATAAAGATCGTACGAGAGATCGGGCCCCATTCTTCAACGGCCTTCCATGACCTGTTAACGCAGAAGCTGAAAAACAGGAGCAGGGATGTTGATGTCTTCCTTATGGATGTTATCTGGCCCCCGGAGTTTGCTGCCGCGGGGTGGGCAATGCCCCTTGATGATCTGTTCTCTCCCTCTGAGCAGAAGAGGTTCCTCGACGGTACGATACTTGCGAATACATACAGGGGCAGGATCTATGGAGTTCCTCTCTTCATAGACAGCGGGATGCTCTTTTACAGGAAGGACCTGCTCGACAAGTATGGTTTTTCACCGCCTGCGACCTGGGAGGAGATGGTCGGACAGGCTGAAAAGATCGTATCCGGGGAGAAGAAGAGGGGTGAGGATATTTATGGATTCTCAGGACAGTTCAAACAGTATGAAGGCCTTGTCTGCGACATGATGGAGTATATCCTGAGTAACGGCGGCTTCATACTGGATCAGGAAACAGGAAAGCCCGGTATTGCAGAGCCGCCTGCTGTTGAGGCAGTCAGGTTTGTGAGGGACAGGATTATAGGCAATATTGCTCCCAGGGGCGTACTGACCTATCAGGAACCTGAATCACTGGACCTCTTTGTTCAGGGAAAGGCCGTGTTTCACCGTAACTGGCCCTATGCCTGGAGGGTCTCAAATGACCCTGAGAAATCAAGGATAGCCGGGAAGGTCGGTATTGCAAGGCTTCCCCACTTCAGGGGTGGAAAGAGTTATTCCACTTTGGGCGGATGGCAGGTCGGGATAAGCAGTTATTCGGAAAAGAAAGGGCTTGCCTGGAAGTTCGTGGAGTTCCTGACGGGTCCCGAGGTTCAGAAGATCATAGCGCTGAGTGCCGGAAAGGCACCGACCCGCAAGGCCTTGTACGGTGACGGGGAGATTCTGAAGGTCAATCCACAGTTCTCAGATATGAAGGATGTCTTCCTGACGGCCTATCCAAGGCCGAGATCGCCTCTCTATCCTTCCATCTCCAATGTCCTGCAGAGATACTTCAGCAAGGCCATCTCAAATACCAATATTGATATTCAGAGAGAAGCGGAAGCGGCTTCCCGGGAGATGCAGGGAATTCTATCCATGATAGGGAACAACGCCACAACGCCTCCAAAGTCCCCTTAAAGCCTACCGTCTTGTCAATTCATTTGTCATTCCGGCTTGTCCGGAATCAAACGGAAGTGACCGGCGAATCCCATTTTATGTGAATTATGCTCAGCTTCATTTGCCTTGTTAGCCGATGTTACTGCTTATATGTTTTTGGCTTACTACCACGAATACCCTCCATGATAGCAGCAAACCAATTCCTCTATGCTCCTTAGCAACTCCTTATATTCTTGGATACTCGTCAGTCAGTTTTGTGTTGCAATTTATCAGAGGTTAACCCCATTAGGAGGAGGTTAAAAATGGATAAATACAAGTTTTCAGTTATAGTTGAACGGGATAGGGATGGCTATTTTGCATTTTATCCTGAACGTTAGGGTTGCTATACACAGGGTGATTCTTACGAAGAAGTTTTTGAGAATATCAAAGACGCTATTCGGCTCCATGTGGATGACAGAATTGAAAATGATGAAGATATACCACAATCTGAATCTGTGAGCCTGACCCTGATGGAAGTAGCAGTATGACAGAGAAGTTGCCAAGAGTAACCGCTGCTGATACACTCCTGGCTGCAGGTTGTTTAGGCGTTAGCGGCAACAACTGAACACTAAGGAGCTAATGACCATGAAAAACGATATAGAAGTGACCCCCAAAACATGTACCACCTGAACGCTAAAATATTCGTGATATAATTGACCTCTAAATTAAAATTCCAGGTGATATTGG from bacterium BMS3Abin08 includes the following:
- the rutB gene encoding peroxyureidoacrylate/ureidoacrylate amidohydrolase RutB; protein product: MSNRALLIIDMLNDFVLEGAPLEVPDTRKIVHVIKKEIERAGNAGERIIYVCDAHEPDDREFERFGWPVHAVKGTKGAQVVDELKPSDRDIVIQKTTYSGFYNTELDSGLRAIGVDTVRLTGCVTHICIMFTASDAVLRGYNVEVVHDAVAGLAPEDHEAGLRIMKNVLGVKVV
- the pcm gene encoding protein-L-isoaspartate O-methyltransferase; amino-acid sequence: MEYSELRKIMVHTQLIPRGIKDKRVLAAMLKVPRHLFVDESLQHKAYDDCALPIGDGQTISQPYMVAVMTELLELSGDERVLEIGTGSGYQAAVLAELAREVYTIERVESLAESAREKLKAIGYDNVHVITGDGTEGLREKAPFDRIVITAGTPVVPAPLKDQVAEGGIILAPVGSRFSQQLLRLKKVKGFFIEELHTPCVFVPLIGRHGWKEDKGK
- a CDS encoding bacterial SH3 domain protein; the encoded protein is MRSYVLVLVAVAVFFVSVVSADALCVNSGTANLRRGPGVKYEKTWQVFKYMPLKKIKRKGQWYKVKDVDGDIHWIFRKLVTGKYKCAVVKKNKANIRKGPGRKYPRTDISPAIKYDSFRILKFKGKWVQVIDEFGEKGWVFKKLLWIQ
- a CDS encoding putative ABC transporter-binding protein precursor; the protein is MTGFLMRRPVIPVLLSVVVVIGVILSFSCAGKDEGKAKVLRFVTWKPNVPEVWEEIYRRFEQKYPDIKIVREIGPHSSTAFHDLLTQKLKNRSRDVDVFLMDVIWPPEFAAAGWAMPLDDLFSPSEQKRFLDGTILANTYRGRIYGVPLFIDSGMLFYRKDLLDKYGFSPPATWEEMVGQAEKIVSGEKKRGEDIYGFSGQFKQYEGLVCDMMEYILSNGGFILDQETGKPGIAEPPAVEAVRFVRDRIIGNIAPRGVLTYQEPESLDLFVQGKAVFHRNWPYAWRVSNDPEKSRIAGKVGIARLPHFRGGKSYSTLGGWQVGISSYSEKKGLAWKFVEFLTGPEVQKIIALSAGKAPTRKALYGDGEILKVNPQFSDMKDVFLTAYPRPRSPLYPSISNVLQRYFSKAISNTNIDIQREAEAASREMQGILSMIGNNATTPPKSP